In Desulfolutivibrio sulfodismutans DSM 3696, the following are encoded in one genomic region:
- a CDS encoding response regulator transcription factor, with the protein MPRILIVDDSRYQRHLVEKALADVGRCEQAEDGAEAVRLFQQALHRGEPYDLVVMDILMPAMDGHRALAWMRRMEEQAGVVRPTRVIMLSSLDDAQNMMQAQFEEGAGAYLTKPFDPADMLAALRALEFAKNPLDADEPCANS; encoded by the coding sequence ATGCCGCGCATACTCATCGTGGACGACAGTCGCTATCAGCGCCATCTGGTGGAAAAGGCCCTGGCGGACGTGGGACGTTGCGAACAGGCCGAGGACGGGGCCGAGGCCGTGCGGCTGTTCCAGCAGGCCCTGCACCGGGGGGAGCCCTACGATCTGGTGGTCATGGACATCCTCATGCCCGCCATGGACGGGCACCGGGCCCTGGCCTGGATGCGGCGCATGGAGGAGCAGGCGGGCGTCGTGCGCCCCACCCGGGTCATCATGCTGTCCAGCCTGGATGATGCGCAAAACATGATGCAGGCCCAGTTCGAGGAAGGGGCGGGGGCCTACCTGACCAAGCCGTTTGATCCGGCGGACATGTTGGCGGCCTTGCGCGCCCTGGAGTTCGCCAAAAACCCTCTTGACGCCGACGAGCCATGCGCGAACTCGTAA
- a CDS encoding phosphoadenosine phosphosulfate reductase family protein, whose amino-acid sequence MASPRAILDGSGDRHAGHDGHGRHARCDRRTTLFRLKPRRTTVPPLPPLPPFIMDTPRIDSIQAARQTIAQAMDRFPDDALAIAATGGKDSTLLLHLWRESAAAAGRRLPTVLFLEEGDAFPEIVEFVQRLRRDWDLPLVTARNHDLLGDGLAVGQWVETARLGEDNRRELARIGFSGTGFAFDPETLPGSHLAKTAPLNRFLEAHGKAALATGIRRDEHPSRQAEEAFSPRSTPPHVRIHPLLPVREREVWDYTLSRGLPFCDLYRAGYRSLGTRSGTVKNADLPAWEQDLENTPERAGRHQGKESAMAQLRALGYM is encoded by the coding sequence TTGGCCTCGCCCCGGGCCATCCTGGACGGTTCGGGCGACCGTCACGCCGGGCACGACGGGCATGGCCGTCACGCCCGGTGCGACCGGCGCACCACTCTGTTCCGGCTCAAACCACGCCGAACCACCGTACCCCCTTTGCCCCCTCTACCCCCCTTCATCATGGACACACCCCGCATCGACTCCATCCAGGCCGCCCGGCAGACCATCGCCCAGGCCATGGACCGCTTCCCGGACGACGCCCTGGCCATCGCCGCCACCGGCGGCAAGGACAGCACCCTTTTGCTGCACCTGTGGCGCGAGTCGGCCGCCGCCGCCGGTCGACGCCTGCCCACGGTGCTTTTTCTGGAGGAAGGGGACGCCTTCCCGGAGATTGTGGAGTTTGTGCAGCGGCTTCGCCGCGACTGGGATCTGCCCCTGGTCACGGCCCGAAACCACGACCTGCTCGGGGACGGCCTGGCCGTGGGACAGTGGGTGGAGACGGCCCGGCTTGGGGAAGACAACCGCCGGGAACTGGCGCGCATCGGCTTTTCCGGAACCGGGTTCGCCTTCGACCCGGAGACCCTGCCGGGCAGCCACCTGGCCAAGACCGCGCCCCTGAACCGGTTTCTTGAGGCCCACGGCAAAGCCGCCCTGGCCACGGGCATCCGCCGCGACGAGCACCCGTCCCGGCAGGCCGAAGAGGCCTTCAGCCCCCGCAGCACGCCGCCCCATGTCCGCATTCACCCCCTGCTCCCCGTCCGGGAACGCGAGGTCTGGGACTACACCCTGTCCCGGGGACTGCCCTTTTGCGACCTGTACCGGGCGGGATACCGCTCCCTGGGCACGCGTTCGGGCACGGTGAAAAACGCGGACCTCCCGGCCTGGGAACAAGACCTGGAAAACACCCCGGAACGGGCCGGACGCCATCAGGGCAAGGAATCGGCCATGGCCCAGCTTCGGGCCCTGGGCTACATGTAG
- a CDS encoding chemotaxis protein CheD has protein sequence MRELVNLYPDLDSVYLLVAQGGVFERPTMVQTVLGSCVSVAFFSRDCGFGGIFHALLPRSADYEKVLLPGNRFRYVDAAVDALAGALSRRGVDLSEVECKVFGGAGALFQGEAGVGQKNVLAAYEALARHRLRVTASHVGGDRGRKLVFFSHTGEVFVKYLGPQAASGPSCRLEDKGRRRRAAGK, from the coding sequence ATGCGCGAACTCGTAAATCTCTATCCTGATCTGGATTCCGTGTATCTTCTGGTGGCCCAGGGCGGGGTGTTCGAACGCCCGACCATGGTCCAGACGGTGCTCGGCTCGTGCGTCTCCGTGGCCTTTTTCTCCCGCGACTGCGGTTTCGGGGGCATTTTCCACGCCCTTTTGCCCCGCAGCGCGGACTATGAAAAGGTGTTGCTCCCGGGAAACCGGTTCCGATACGTGGATGCGGCCGTGGATGCGCTGGCCGGCGCCCTGTCGCGGCGCGGGGTGGATTTGTCCGAGGTGGAATGCAAGGTGTTCGGCGGGGCCGGGGCGCTGTTCCAGGGAGAGGCCGGGGTGGGGCAGAAAAACGTGCTGGCGGCCTATGAGGCCCTGGCCCGGCATCGGCTGCGGGTGACGGCGTCCCATGTGGGCGGAGACAGGGGCCGCAAGCTGGTCTTTTTCAGCCACACGGGCGAGGTGTTCGTCAAATATCTGGGGCCGCAGGCGGCGTCGGGGCCGTCCTGCCGCCTGGAGGACAAGGGCCGCAGGCGTCGGGCCGCCGGAAAGTAG
- the tatA gene encoding twin-arginine translocase TatA/TatE family subunit, which translates to MFGIGATELIVILVIVLVLYGGKRLPELGSSFGKAIRNFRGAGAEPDEIDVTPGKPPAAANGADDKKPDPDTKNSA; encoded by the coding sequence ATGTTCGGCATCGGCGCAACGGAACTCATCGTTATCCTGGTCATCGTGCTTGTGCTCTACGGCGGCAAACGGCTGCCGGAGCTGGGCTCCTCCTTTGGCAAGGCCATCCGCAACTTTCGCGGCGCGGGCGCCGAGCCCGATGAAATCGACGTGACCCCCGGGAAGCCCCCGGCCGCCGCCAACGGGGCCGACGACAAAAAACCGGACCCGGACACAAAAAACTCCGCCTGA